In Panicum virgatum strain AP13 chromosome 4N, P.virgatum_v5, whole genome shotgun sequence, a single window of DNA contains:
- the LOC120671147 gene encoding protein ALTERED XYLOGLUCAN 4-like, whose protein sequence is MVTNFLHKYQFQNHQLALPKKQFVTYAVYALIAVAFLHFLLFYPAPASEKPVVAARVQEEEVAAAVSARVNAREQLLPPPPPPRRRDVALGNPQAMEEVAVPPPPCDYSDGEWVPDARPPLYNGTSCGTIKDGQNCMAHGRPDTGYHYWRWRPRQCDLPAFSPEAFLRWLHNKHLAFVGDSLARNQAESLLCLLASRSPTELVHRDGEENRFRRFAFREFNATVSVLWSPFLVKATEKAERAGVRHNHVFLDAFDERWMSQLGAVDAAVLSVGHWFLLPGVYHDGGRVVACHDCADLNHTETDFFGAFRDAVHRTLAEVARRHGGGGGAGEEKVVALTTFSPAHFEGDWDKSGACPKKRPYRPGEKGLGYTEAEMRRTVVEAVRAAAGSVSGLRFAALDVTALANLRPDGHPGPYMRKDPFGGGGGETGDGRVPNDCVHWCMPGPVDTFNEILLQTLR, encoded by the exons ATGGTCACCAACTTCCTGCACAAGTATCAGTTTCAGAATCACCAGCTCGCACTCCCCAAGAAGCAGTTCGTCACCTACGCCGTCTACGCGCTCATCGCCGTCGCCTTCCTCCACTTCCTGCTCTTCTACCCTGCGCCCGCATCTGAGAAGccagtggtggcggcgcgagtacaggaggaggaggtcgcagCAGCTGTCTCAGCTCGGGTTAATGCGCGCGAGCagctgcttcctcctcctccccctcctcgccgACGAGATGTAGCGTTGGGGAATCCACAAG CTATGGAAGAAGTagctgtgccgccgccgccgtgcgacTACTCCGACGGTGAGTGGGTGCCGGACGCGCGCCCGCCGCTCTACAACGGCACGAGCTGTGGCACTATCAAGGACGGCCAAAACTGCATGGCGCACGGCCGGCCCGACACCGGCTACCACTactggcggtggcggccgcggcagtGCGACCTGCCGGCCTTCTCCCCGGAGGCGTTCCTCCGCTGGCTCCACAACAAGCACCTGGCCTTCGTGGGCGACTCCCTGGCGCGGAACCAGGCGGAGTCGCTGCTGTGCCTCCTCGCGTCGCGCTCCCCGACGGAGCTCGTGCACCGGGACGGCGAGGAGAACCGGTTCCGGCGGTTCGCGTTCCGGGAGTTCAACGCCACGGTGTCCGTCCTCTGGTCGCCGTTCCTGGTGAAGGCCACCGAGAAGGCGGAGCGCGCCGGGGTGCGCCACAACCACGTGTTCCTGGACGCGTTCGACGAGCGGTGGATGTCGCAGCTGGGCGCGGTGGACGCGGCGGTCCTCTCCGTGGGCCACTGGTTCCTGCTCCCCGGCGTGTACCACGACGGCGGCCGGGTGGTCGCGTGCCACGACTGCGCGGACCTGAACCACACCGAGACCGACTTCTTCGGCGCGTTCAGGGACGCCGTCCACCGGACGCTCGCCGAGGTCGccaggcggcacggcggcggcggcggcgcgggcgaggagaAGGTGGTGGCGCTGACCACGTTCTCGCCGGCGCACTTCGAGGGGGACTGGGACAAGTCCGGCGCGTGCCCGAAGAAGCGGCCGTACAGACCCGGCGAGAAGGGGCTCGGGTACAcggaggcggagatgcggaggACCGTGGTGGAGgcggtgcgcgccgccgccgggtccgTGTCCGGGCTGCGGTTCGCGGCGCTGGACGTGACGGCGCTGGCCAACCTGCGGCCGGACGGGCATCCGGGGCCGTACATGCGCAAGGACccgttcggcggcggcggcggcgagacgggCGACGGGAGGGTGCCGAACGACTGCGTGCACTGGTGCATGCCCGGGCCGGTGGACACGTTCAACGAGATCCTGCTCCAGACCCTCCGGTGA